One Carassius gibelio isolate Cgi1373 ecotype wild population from Czech Republic chromosome A7, carGib1.2-hapl.c, whole genome shotgun sequence DNA window includes the following coding sequences:
- the LOC128016618 gene encoding insulin-like growth factor II, producing MDDCHLFCASCRKTVERQTMMRSLILFSLSLCTFASPVATTETLCGAELVDTLQFVCGADGFYISKPNRFNGRRPQTGIVEECCFRSCELRLLQQYCAKPVKSERDVSSSSLQAFPASQALHKDISEGQLGVKYSKYEVWQRKAAQRLRRGVPSILLARKFRRQMEKIQDEEQARFHRPLMTLPDRHPAIRPQIQINTSHK from the exons ATGGATGATTGCCATCTATTCTGTGCATCGTGCCGAAAAACTGTGGAAAGGCAAACAATG ATGCGCTCACTGATACTCTTCAGTCTGTCATTGTGCACGTTCGCATCCCCCGTAGCAACGACGGAGACCCTTTGCGGTGCAGAACTAGTGGATACTCTTCAGTTCGTGTGCGGAGCAGATGGGTTTTATATCA GTAAACCGAACAGATTTAACGGCCGCCGTCCTCAGACTGGAATAGTGGAAGAGTGCTGCTTTCGGAGTTGCGAGCTGCGTCTCCTGCAGCAGTACTGTGCCAAACCTGTGAAGTCCGAGCGAGATGTTTCCTCCAGCTCGCTGCAGGCCTTCCCAGCATCGCAGGCTCTTCACAAG GACATCTCAGAAGGGCAGCTTGGTGTGAAGTATTCCAAATATGAAGTATGGCAAAGAAAGGCTGCCCAGAGGTTAAGAAGAGGGGTGCCATCCATCCTGCTTGCCAGAAAGTTTAGGAGGCAAATGGAAAAAATCCAAGATGAGGAGCAAGCCCGTTTCCACCGGCCCCTCATGACCCTCCCCGACAGACACCCTGCAATCCGTCCACAAATCCAGATCAACACGTCCCACAAATGA